In one Limosilactobacillus oris genomic region, the following are encoded:
- a CDS encoding deoxynucleoside kinase, translating into MIAIAGTIGAGKTSLTQLLADHLNSKAFYESVDDNKILPLFYKNPKKYGFLLQIYFLNKRIDEIKDSYDNDLNVLDRSIFEDALLFKLNADMGRATQTESDIYSSLLANMMEELPEQPHQKAPDLLITIRVSFETMLKRIEKRGRSYEQIANDSSLYSYYQNLNNRYRDWYAQYDESPKMLIDGDKYDFVEDPTAAQEVLKMVDRKLAELNLK; encoded by the coding sequence ATGATTGCTATAGCGGGAACAATTGGTGCTGGGAAGACCAGCCTGACACAGTTACTAGCTGACCACCTTAACAGTAAGGCCTTTTACGAGTCAGTTGACGACAATAAAATCCTCCCATTGTTTTACAAAAATCCAAAGAAGTATGGTTTCTTGCTGCAAATCTACTTTTTGAATAAGCGGATTGATGAAATCAAGGACTCCTATGATAACGACTTGAATGTTCTCGACCGGTCCATCTTTGAAGACGCCCTTTTGTTCAAACTCAACGCGGATATGGGACGGGCCACGCAAACAGAGTCGGATATTTACAGCTCACTGTTGGCAAACATGATGGAAGAGTTGCCGGAGCAGCCCCACCAAAAGGCACCAGATCTCTTGATCACCATCCGGGTGTCCTTCGAAACGATGCTCAAGCGGATTGAAAAGCGGGGCCGGTCCTACGAGCAGATTGCCAACGACTCGTCACTGTACAGCTACTACCAGAACCTTAATAACCGTTACCGGGACTGGTATGCGCAGTATGATGAAAGCCCGAAGATGCTGATTGACGGGGATAAGTACGACTTTGTGGAAGACCCGACGGCCGCCCAAGAGGTGCTGAAGATGGTTGACCGGAAGTTGGCAGAGTTAAATTTGAAATAG
- a CDS encoding amino acid permease has translation MAESTQGQQEGHIKRTLETRHLTMIALGGTIGTGLFITSGSAISTAGPGGALTAYVIMGIMVFFLMTSLGEMATYMPLTGSFSAYSTKFVDPALGFAMGWNYWFNWAITIPVDVTSAGIVMNFWLPHVPSWVFSTVVLVLIFLINYLSVRSYGETEYWLALVKVVTVIVFLVVGVAIILGIMGGKPVGFSNFHYKQAPFVGGAPAVISVFLVAGFSFQGTELVGITAGEAATPEKSISKAIHSTFWRILLFYIFAIFVIACILPYTNKNLMNADVQNITMSPFTIIFKRAGLAVAASIMNAVILTAVISAANSGLYASTRMLYSQAREGYAWRFLCYVNRRGIPIYALIFTMIISTLAFATQFVVPQAYMYLTDASGLCGFIAWLGIAVSHFRFRKAFVAQGHSVNELKYHATLFPFGPIFAFVLCIIVICGQNVEAFAKMDWSNILITYMSVPLFLVLFFYYKIRYRTHMIPLKQVDLSKSTKGEKYDG, from the coding sequence ATGGCAGAAAGTACACAAGGGCAACAGGAAGGGCATATCAAACGGACTCTTGAAACCCGGCACCTGACGATGATTGCCCTCGGGGGAACCATCGGGACCGGGCTCTTTATCACGTCAGGGTCCGCGATTTCCACCGCCGGACCTGGAGGAGCCCTGACCGCTTACGTTATCATGGGGATCATGGTCTTCTTCCTGATGACTAGTTTGGGGGAAATGGCGACCTACATGCCACTGACCGGTTCGTTTTCGGCCTACTCGACGAAGTTCGTTGACCCGGCCCTAGGATTTGCGATGGGTTGGAACTATTGGTTCAACTGGGCGATTACGATCCCGGTCGACGTCACCAGTGCCGGCATCGTGATGAACTTTTGGCTGCCCCATGTACCGAGCTGGGTTTTCAGCACGGTGGTCCTAGTCCTGATTTTCCTAATCAACTACCTCTCTGTTCGCTCCTATGGTGAAACGGAGTACTGGCTGGCCCTCGTAAAGGTAGTTACCGTCATCGTCTTCCTGGTCGTCGGGGTGGCAATCATCCTCGGAATCATGGGCGGCAAGCCGGTGGGCTTTAGTAACTTCCACTACAAGCAAGCGCCGTTTGTCGGTGGTGCGCCCGCCGTCATTAGTGTCTTCCTGGTTGCCGGTTTCTCCTTCCAGGGAACAGAACTGGTTGGAATCACCGCTGGGGAAGCCGCTACCCCGGAAAAGTCAATTTCAAAGGCAATTCATTCTACTTTCTGGCGGATTTTGCTGTTCTATATTTTTGCAATCTTTGTAATTGCCTGCATCCTGCCGTACACCAACAAAAACTTGATGAACGCGGATGTGCAAAACATTACGATGAGTCCGTTTACGATTATCTTTAAGCGGGCTGGCTTGGCGGTGGCCGCCAGTATCATGAATGCCGTTATTTTGACGGCGGTGATTTCCGCGGCCAACTCCGGTCTATACGCTTCTACCCGGATGCTGTACTCCCAGGCGCGGGAGGGTTATGCATGGCGCTTTCTCTGCTATGTTAACCGGCGGGGGATCCCAATTTACGCATTGATTTTTACGATGATTATCTCAACTTTGGCGTTCGCAACCCAGTTTGTGGTTCCTCAGGCTTACATGTACCTGACTGACGCTTCCGGGCTATGCGGCTTCATTGCCTGGCTGGGAATTGCCGTTTCCCACTTCCGCTTCCGGAAGGCGTTCGTTGCTCAGGGCCACTCCGTGAACGAACTGAAGTACCACGCGACCCTGTTCCCGTTTGGGCCTATCTTTGCCTTTGTCCTTTGTATTATAGTTATCTGTGGACAGAACGTGGAGGCGTTTGCCAAGATGGACTGGTCGAATATTCTGATCACTTACATGAGTGTGCCGCTCTTCTTAGTATTGTTCTTCTATTACAAGATTCGGTACCGGACACACATGATTCCGCTCAAACAGGTGGATTTGAGCAAGAGTACCAAGGGTGAAAAGTACGACGGCTAA
- a CDS encoding GNAT family N-acetyltransferase yields the protein MIKRINHDGDGQLAKLLANPTIQQGAHLLFSGPQPSSFEVDFLLQTGHFYAIYEQRCPGKIAGLLFTQLSELAGEGAVELGYFLAPACRGRGIMTEAVRGLTAQSTQLTVALTDKDNLASQRVLRRAGFQLVKQEADQVLWKKVPCSHE from the coding sequence ATGATTAAAAGGATTAACCACGATGGTGACGGCCAACTAGCAAAGTTATTAGCCAATCCAACGATTCAACAGGGGGCGCACCTTCTTTTTTCTGGCCCCCAGCCGAGCAGCTTTGAAGTTGACTTCCTCCTGCAGACTGGGCATTTTTACGCCATCTACGAGCAACGCTGTCCAGGGAAAATAGCCGGCCTGCTCTTTACCCAGCTGAGTGAGTTGGCCGGGGAGGGGGCGGTTGAACTTGGCTACTTCCTCGCGCCAGCCTGCCGTGGTCGGGGGATTATGACAGAGGCCGTCAGGGGGCTAACTGCTCAGTCAACGCAATTGACCGTTGCCTTGACAGATAAGGATAATTTAGCTTCGCAGCGGGTCCTGCGCCGGGCTGGCTTTCAGCTAGTAAAGCAGGAGGCTGACCAGGTCCTGTGGAAAAAAGTTCCTTGCAGTCACGAGTGA
- a CDS encoding phosphatase PAP2 family protein encodes MFIERDSHRWRRFLLSGGFFLALLLLIKYNSSVVTMMDAVLQSLFTSQRLETMGWFHALMTVLSFLASPKLDLLWVLIIAVFLWLHRCQIPALWVIGTIIGGDVLGTIVKHIVKRARPAQHLAADDGYSFPSGHTLGIFLVAAIILLVVLPLVQRRSVRTICQILIVFIIFFVAISRVYLYAHWPFDTISAMLLAYAWLQVAEWLYVAWAPRLKRVSFLSSSNI; translated from the coding sequence ATGTTTATTGAACGTGATAGTCATCGGTGGCGGCGCTTCTTGCTTAGCGGTGGCTTTTTCTTGGCACTGTTGCTGCTGATCAAGTATAATTCGTCGGTCGTCACAATGATGGATGCCGTCTTACAGTCGCTGTTTACCAGCCAACGTTTAGAGACGATGGGATGGTTCCACGCGTTGATGACCGTGCTGTCATTCTTGGCTAGCCCGAAGCTCGACCTGCTGTGGGTTCTGATTATCGCCGTCTTCTTGTGGCTTCATCGTTGCCAGATTCCGGCCCTGTGGGTGATTGGGACCATCATCGGTGGTGACGTCCTGGGAACGATCGTTAAGCACATTGTGAAACGGGCCCGGCCAGCGCAACACCTTGCGGCTGACGATGGTTACAGTTTTCCAAGTGGACACACTCTGGGAATCTTCCTGGTAGCGGCAATTATTTTACTGGTAGTCCTGCCGCTGGTTCAACGGCGGTCAGTGCGGACAATTTGCCAAATCCTGATTGTATTTATCATTTTCTTCGTGGCAATTTCTCGGGTTTACCTGTACGCTCACTGGCCATTTGATACCATCAGCGCGATGCTGTTGGCCTATGCCTGGCTCCAAGTAGCCGAATGGCTGTACGTGGCCTGGGCACCACGATTGAAACGGGTATCGTTTTTATCAAGTTCGAATATCTAG
- a CDS encoding cold-shock protein → MEQGTVKWFNNDKGYGFISRESGDDVFVHFSAIQGEGFKSLDEGQKVSFDVEEGDRGLQAVNVVKD, encoded by the coding sequence ATGGAACAAGGAACTGTTAAATGGTTTAACAACGATAAGGGCTACGGCTTTATTTCCAGGGAAAGTGGCGACGATGTTTTCGTTCACTTCTCCGCGATTCAAGGGGAAGGCTTCAAGAGTCTGGACGAGGGTCAAAAGGTTAGCTTCGACGTTGAAGAAGGCGACCGGGGCTTGCAAGCGGTCAACGTTGTTAAAGATTAG
- a CDS encoding metal-dependent transcriptional regulator — protein MTPMKEDYLKIIFELGGSHKKVSNKEISLGLGIAAGSVTEMISKLADEGLVVHEPYAGISLTAKGQKYAAELVRKHRLWETFLVDKLHYNFADVHSEAEVLEHQTSDRLAEALDDFLQHPDHCPHGGVIPSANGKFPDVSHRLLAEAADGETVVLERFLDNHELLTYLEELQLRPQEKVQVIRHEPFEGPIVITKDGDEREINVSYKAAHNIFIQ, from the coding sequence TTGACTCCGATGAAAGAAGACTACTTGAAGATTATTTTTGAGCTTGGCGGCAGTCATAAAAAAGTTTCTAATAAGGAAATTTCATTAGGGCTAGGGATCGCAGCCGGCTCGGTGACGGAAATGATTTCTAAACTTGCTGACGAGGGGCTGGTGGTGCACGAACCCTACGCGGGGATTTCTCTCACCGCTAAAGGGCAAAAGTACGCGGCCGAGTTAGTTCGTAAGCACCGCCTCTGGGAAACCTTCCTGGTGGATAAGCTGCATTACAACTTCGCAGACGTTCACTCGGAGGCAGAAGTGCTGGAGCACCAAACCAGCGACAGGCTTGCTGAAGCGCTGGATGACTTTCTCCAGCACCCGGATCACTGCCCCCACGGTGGTGTAATCCCATCTGCTAACGGTAAGTTTCCGGACGTAAGCCACCGCTTGCTCGCCGAAGCAGCAGATGGCGAAACGGTCGTTTTAGAACGTTTTTTGGATAATCACGAACTGTTGACCTACCTGGAAGAACTGCAACTGCGTCCCCAGGAGAAGGTGCAGGTAATCCGCCACGAACCGTTTGAGGGCCCGATTGTAATTACGAAAGACGGGGATGAACGCGAGATTAACGTTTCCTACAAGGCTGCTCATAACATCTTTATCCAGTAG
- a CDS encoding cation diffusion facilitator family transporter, translated as MKSKITGQRFLAVTLLNVLITVVEIIGGLLSGSLALLSDAFHNMGDSFSIILGYVAQQLSGKSENRRQTYGYRRAEILSALTNSLLLLVIAIFLIGEAIQRLGHPEHINGRLMLIVAVIGLLANFASAFLLHSGSYDSLNVKATYLHVLSDALSSVAVIIGGIILSFVNVSWLDPLLTIGVAIYIGFEALPIISQTIKILMQSSPDLDYDKITTDLKAVAGVNDVHHVHAWMIDENHIIFSAHLNCDDLRLSEVEEIYSQVEKILREKYHICHITIQAECSRGRDENLFNTPVDEQHMINDKNTTK; from the coding sequence ATGAAAAGTAAAATTACTGGGCAGCGGTTCCTCGCCGTCACCCTGCTAAATGTTTTGATTACCGTTGTTGAAATCATCGGGGGCCTGCTGTCAGGCAGTTTGGCCCTCCTCTCAGATGCTTTTCACAACATGGGCGATTCATTTTCTATCATCCTCGGCTATGTCGCCCAGCAGCTCAGCGGCAAGTCCGAAAACCGGAGGCAGACGTATGGCTACCGGCGGGCAGAAATCCTCTCAGCCCTCACCAACAGTCTCCTGCTATTGGTAATTGCCATCTTCCTGATTGGGGAAGCCATCCAGCGGCTCGGCCATCCCGAGCATATCAATGGCCGGCTGATGTTAATCGTCGCCGTCATCGGGCTGCTCGCCAATTTTGCTTCCGCCTTCCTCCTGCATTCTGGCAGTTATGATAGTCTGAACGTTAAGGCCACCTACCTGCATGTCCTCAGCGACGCTCTGTCGTCCGTGGCAGTGATTATCGGGGGAATTATCCTCAGTTTTGTTAACGTTTCCTGGCTGGATCCGTTGCTGACAATTGGGGTTGCCATCTACATCGGCTTTGAAGCCCTGCCAATCATTAGCCAAACAATTAAGATCCTGATGCAGTCCTCACCCGACTTGGATTATGACAAGATTACCACGGACCTCAAGGCTGTCGCGGGGGTCAATGACGTTCACCACGTCCATGCCTGGATGATTGATGAAAATCATATCATCTTTTCCGCACACCTCAACTGCGACGACCTTCGTTTGAGTGAAGTGGAAGAAATTTATTCGCAGGTTGAAAAGATTCTTCGGGAAAAGTACCATATTTGCCACATTACCATCCAGGCCGAGTGCAGCCGCGGGCGAGATGAAAACCTCTTCAACACCCCCGTCGATGAGCAGCACATGATCAATGACAAGAACACTACTAAGTAA
- a CDS encoding VIT1/CCC1 transporter family protein yields the protein MEEKLNTLRAGVLGSNDGILTVVGVLVSVAAATTDRFTIFIAGLSDLLACAFSMASGEYASVSTQKDTEKSAVVREERLLKTDFAGELQAVTDYYVNKGVSKETSAAIAADLLKKKPLATVVRVKYDIELGHYLNPWDAAFSSLFSAAAGGLFPLMAMTLAPEAFKWYAVILAVAFTSALTGYISSKLGNGLVKVAVIRNIIIGLITITIHYGVGKLF from the coding sequence ATGGAAGAAAAGCTGAACACTCTTCGGGCCGGGGTACTGGGTTCTAACGATGGTATTTTAACAGTCGTTGGTGTCTTGGTATCAGTGGCTGCGGCGACTACTGACCGGTTTACAATTTTTATTGCTGGTCTGTCAGATTTGTTGGCCTGTGCCTTTTCCATGGCGTCGGGTGAATACGCCTCAGTTTCTACCCAAAAGGATACCGAAAAATCGGCAGTTGTCCGGGAAGAACGACTGCTCAAGACTGACTTTGCAGGTGAATTGCAGGCCGTTACTGACTACTACGTCAATAAGGGAGTTTCCAAGGAAACCTCTGCTGCCATCGCGGCCGACCTATTAAAGAAGAAACCCCTAGCAACGGTCGTGCGGGTCAAATACGACATCGAACTTGGCCACTACCTGAACCCGTGGGACGCGGCATTTTCCTCCCTCTTTTCCGCGGCTGCGGGAGGGCTCTTCCCGCTAATGGCAATGACACTAGCACCTGAAGCATTCAAGTGGTACGCCGTCATTCTCGCCGTGGCCTTCACCTCGGCCCTGACCGGGTACATCAGTTCTAAGCTCGGTAACGGTCTGGTTAAGGTGGCAGTTATTCGGAACATTATCATTGGTCTGATTACCATCACAATCCACTACGGAGTCGGGAAACTCTTCTAA
- a CDS encoding VIT1/CCC1 transporter family protein has protein sequence MAKKKMSLAQKVNVLRASVMGANDGIISVAGIVIGVAAATSNAYSILISGLSGSLAGMISMCMGEYVSVSTQKDSQKMAIINEQQRLSEQYQHEFDYVQRKYEEQDIDPQLAHQATAELMKKDPLGAVVQERYGFNPQDFTSPYAAAIASFISFPTGSILPMVAVTMAPAADRIWATMVAVLIALLVTGYLAAVLGKSNRIKSMLRNAAAGLLTMGVTFLIGQLFAR, from the coding sequence ATGGCGAAAAAGAAAATGTCACTAGCTCAAAAGGTCAATGTCCTCCGTGCTAGTGTCATGGGCGCAAATGATGGGATAATTTCGGTTGCCGGAATTGTCATTGGGGTTGCTGCTGCCACCAGTAATGCGTACTCAATTTTGATTTCTGGGCTTTCTGGTAGTCTAGCGGGGATGATTTCAATGTGTATGGGAGAATACGTTTCGGTATCTACTCAAAAGGATTCCCAAAAGATGGCGATTATTAATGAACAGCAACGACTGAGTGAACAGTACCAACACGAGTTCGATTATGTTCAACGTAAGTATGAGGAACAGGATATCGATCCCCAGCTAGCGCACCAGGCGACCGCCGAGCTGATGAAAAAGGATCCGCTCGGTGCAGTTGTGCAAGAACGATACGGCTTTAATCCCCAAGACTTTACCAGCCCGTACGCTGCTGCAATTGCCTCGTTTATCTCCTTTCCGACCGGCTCAATCCTACCGATGGTTGCGGTGACGATGGCGCCTGCAGCTGACCGGATCTGGGCAACCATGGTCGCTGTCCTGATTGCCCTCCTGGTGACCGGGTACTTGGCAGCAGTTCTTGGCAAGTCAAACCGGATCAAGTCAATGCTGCGGAACGCCGCGGCAGGCTTGCTGACGATGGGGGTTACGTTCTTGATTGGTCAGCTATTTGCACGGTAA
- a CDS encoding universal stress protein gives MFEIKPKKFKKILVGVDDAPDARAAFSYAVDKAKRDGSELGIVSILETGNINVYQILDKDYVHSTEDELRKRVNEYVQAAIDYGVDPKKITGIVDRGERPAERICNHVIPAFQPDLLIIGSIGKWGNRKAVGSQASYMTRHSGTSVFVIRTTAVQTYE, from the coding sequence ATGTTTGAAATTAAGCCAAAGAAGTTCAAAAAGATCCTCGTTGGTGTTGACGATGCACCGGACGCCCGGGCTGCTTTTTCCTATGCCGTAGATAAGGCAAAGCGTGACGGCTCCGAATTAGGAATTGTTTCTATCTTAGAAACTGGTAATATTAATGTTTACCAAATCCTTGATAAGGATTACGTTCACAGTACTGAGGACGAATTAAGGAAACGTGTTAATGAATACGTTCAAGCCGCTATCGATTACGGTGTCGACCCAAAGAAAATCACCGGAATTGTCGATCGCGGTGAACGTCCTGCTGAACGGATTTGCAATCATGTTATTCCAGCTTTCCAACCAGACCTGTTGATCATTGGTTCTATCGGAAAGTGGGGTAACCGGAAGGCCGTTGGTTCCCAGGCTTCCTACATGACCCGTCATTCCGGGACATCCGTTTTCGTAATCCGAACGACTGCGGTTCAAACATATGAATAA
- a CDS encoding C69 family dipeptidase — protein MEKKATSCTAILVGKNASIDGSTIIARDEDGYDGINPITFRVFPAKDYTGEHYVSSYNGLAVDLSGKGCRFTATPAGVDKKDGTLESGRWDEQGINEYNVAMSSTETETTNPRVLGHDPLVKNGVNEDSMLYLVLPFIKSAREGVQRLGSLIEKYGTGETNGIAFSDKDEVWYLETAGGHQWVAQRIPDDAYAIAPNNMCIQEIDFDDSDNFMYAPGIQEFVEKYHLNPYPGKFNFRKIFATEDEADAYYNTPRTWYGQKLFNPSIEQEPTSQDMPFIRRPEKKIAVEDVEFFLSSHYNQTPYDPMGTYSSGTPDEMKRFRSIALDRNQSSCILQIRNDVPAEYAAIQWINFGFHSYSPYVPFFTNVNDTPANYAYAPEEAEPEKSAYWMYKLLEVIVEPRYHEFINEVNTFRDQCQSYAVSRVDAITAGAAHKSGQELINFLTAENEISANHTTTSARKLLNSLIHQALLNSKFQFERGDNL, from the coding sequence ATGGAAAAGAAAGCGACCAGCTGTACAGCTATTTTAGTCGGTAAAAATGCCTCTATCGATGGTTCCACCATCATTGCCCGTGACGAAGATGGGTATGACGGTATTAATCCCATTACTTTTAGGGTATTTCCGGCTAAAGATTATACCGGTGAACACTACGTTTCTTCATATAACGGTTTAGCAGTCGACCTTTCTGGAAAGGGTTGCCGCTTCACTGCTACACCAGCAGGCGTTGATAAAAAGGATGGTACTTTAGAAAGCGGCCGGTGGGATGAACAAGGTATCAACGAGTACAATGTTGCAATGAGCTCAACCGAAACGGAAACAACCAATCCACGGGTTTTAGGACATGATCCATTAGTAAAAAATGGCGTTAATGAAGATTCTATGCTCTACCTTGTCCTTCCATTTATCAAGTCCGCCCGGGAAGGTGTGCAACGTCTCGGCAGCCTGATTGAAAAATATGGAACTGGTGAAACCAACGGGATTGCCTTTAGCGACAAAGACGAGGTTTGGTACTTGGAAACAGCCGGTGGTCACCAGTGGGTAGCACAACGGATTCCTGACGACGCCTATGCGATTGCTCCTAATAATATGTGTATTCAGGAAATCGACTTTGACGATTCAGATAACTTTATGTACGCTCCGGGAATTCAGGAATTTGTTGAAAAGTATCACCTCAATCCTTACCCGGGCAAGTTCAACTTCCGGAAGATTTTTGCCACTGAAGATGAAGCTGACGCTTACTACAACACGCCACGGACCTGGTACGGTCAAAAACTATTCAACCCATCAATTGAGCAGGAACCAACCAGTCAAGACATGCCATTTATTCGCCGGCCGGAAAAGAAAATTGCGGTTGAAGATGTGGAATTCTTCCTGTCTTCCCACTATAACCAAACTCCTTATGACCCTATGGGAACTTATTCTTCCGGTACCCCAGATGAAATGAAGCGATTCCGTTCAATTGCCCTTGACCGGAATCAAAGTTCATGCATCCTTCAAATTCGCAATGACGTCCCTGCTGAATACGCAGCAATCCAGTGGATTAATTTTGGCTTCCATAGTTATAGTCCGTACGTCCCATTCTTTACTAACGTCAATGACACTCCTGCTAATTATGCTTATGCACCAGAAGAGGCGGAACCAGAAAAAAGTGCCTACTGGATGTACAAACTTCTCGAGGTAATAGTGGAACCCCGCTATCATGAGTTTATCAACGAAGTTAACACCTTCCGTGACCAATGCCAAAGCTACGCAGTTAGTCGAGTCGATGCAATTACTGCTGGTGCAGCACATAAATCAGGTCAGGAATTAATCAACTTCCTGACAGCAGAAAACGAAATCTCCGCTAACCATACGACTACCTCAGCCAGGAAACTCTTGAATAGCTTGATCCATCAAGCGCTACTAAACTCAAAGTTCCAATTTGAACGTGGCGATAACCTGTAA
- a CDS encoding sulfite exporter TauE/SafE family protein translates to MNAELITILILGILTVYQIVIFGHDLIVNRNQIKDGNFLVTGVIGFFTNFCDSLGIGSYAPTTMLLKLTKSLKNDKLLPGTLNVACALPVMTEAFLYIGNFKVDGTTLLSMVIAAMIGSFAGAKIVSRLDEKKIEIIVGIALAVTAVLMILSATGVITKLGANNVATGFHGWKLVVACVVNCILGALMSAGIGLYAPCMALVYLLGMNPIVAFPIMMSSCASTMPIAAAEFIKKNEYARMPSIAITLFGCVGVVIAVTFVKSLNLTVLMWLVIAVMIYTSVLMLIEGSKKFRM, encoded by the coding sequence ATGAATGCGGAATTAATAACTATCCTCATATTAGGGATACTAACGGTTTATCAGATCGTTATTTTTGGTCATGATTTGATTGTTAATAGGAATCAAATCAAGGACGGCAATTTCTTGGTAACTGGGGTCATCGGTTTTTTCACTAATTTTTGTGATTCTTTAGGAATTGGTTCTTATGCACCGACGACAATGCTATTAAAATTAACCAAGTCGTTAAAAAACGATAAGCTCCTTCCGGGGACACTAAATGTTGCGTGTGCACTACCGGTAATGACCGAAGCATTTTTATATATTGGCAACTTTAAGGTTGATGGTACGACGCTATTGTCAATGGTGATTGCTGCTATGATTGGCTCGTTCGCAGGTGCTAAGATTGTTTCACGTTTGGATGAAAAAAAGATTGAAATTATTGTTGGAATTGCCTTAGCAGTAACTGCGGTACTGATGATTTTGTCTGCCACGGGGGTAATCACTAAACTAGGTGCTAATAACGTTGCTACTGGCTTTCATGGCTGGAAATTGGTAGTAGCTTGTGTTGTTAACTGTATTTTGGGTGCATTAATGTCGGCAGGAATTGGACTATATGCGCCATGTATGGCCTTAGTTTATCTTCTAGGAATGAATCCAATTGTTGCGTTCCCAATCATGATGTCTTCATGTGCTTCGACTATGCCAATCGCTGCAGCTGAATTTATTAAGAAGAATGAATATGCTCGGATGCCTTCAATTGCCATTACCCTTTTTGGTTGTGTTGGTGTTGTAATTGCCGTAACGTTTGTTAAGTCGCTTAATCTGACGGTATTGATGTGGCTTGTCATTGCAGTAATGATATATACTTCCGTGCTGATGCTGATTGAGGGAAGTAAGAAGTTTAGAATGTAA
- the pepI gene encoding proline iminopeptidase — protein sequence MVKVQTGYMPFGKYQTYYRIVGEATTKAPLVLIHGGPGSTHNYFEVLDELAETNQRQLIMYDQIGCGQSSCPDNHAAEIYRAQIWLEELVALRRFLQLDRIHLLGQSWGGMLEIMYLCDLHPRGVLSGILASTLPASWLWSKELHRLIKFMPDNEQAAIKRAEKTKDFTNGDYQSANHHFMAMHCNAPLSSTDPEPLLRPKRGGKQAYLTAWGPNEYTPIGNLQSFDYLEQLHEIKIPMLITSGTDDLCTPYVAKTMYDCLPNAKWELFEGCRHMSFVEKREQYLHVLASWLDMHDKKNVS from the coding sequence ATGGTAAAAGTGCAAACGGGTTATATGCCCTTTGGAAAGTATCAAACATACTATCGAATCGTTGGCGAGGCCACCACGAAAGCACCGTTAGTGTTAATCCATGGCGGGCCAGGCTCAACGCATAATTATTTTGAAGTATTAGATGAATTGGCGGAAACTAATCAGCGTCAGTTAATTATGTATGACCAGATTGGCTGTGGTCAATCATCCTGTCCTGATAATCATGCGGCGGAAATTTATCGGGCCCAAATATGGTTGGAGGAGTTAGTTGCGTTACGGCGTTTCCTGCAATTAGACAGGATTCACCTTCTTGGTCAGTCCTGGGGTGGAATGTTAGAAATTATGTATTTATGTGATCTCCACCCACGAGGAGTGCTGTCGGGAATCTTGGCAAGTACGCTTCCTGCTTCTTGGTTGTGGAGCAAGGAACTTCACCGGTTGATCAAGTTTATGCCTGATAATGAACAGGCTGCAATTAAGCGGGCTGAAAAGACAAAAGACTTCACAAATGGTGATTATCAAAGTGCCAATCACCATTTCATGGCAATGCATTGTAATGCACCACTATCATCAACGGATCCCGAACCGCTTCTGCGTCCCAAGCGTGGGGGAAAGCAAGCGTATTTGACAGCTTGGGGGCCAAATGAGTATACGCCAATTGGTAATTTACAATCCTTTGATTATCTTGAACAGCTGCATGAAATTAAAATTCCGATGTTGATTACCAGTGGGACAGATGATCTTTGTACACCCTATGTAGCTAAAACGATGTATGATTGTTTACCCAATGCAAAGTGGGAGCTTTTTGAAGGCTGTCGGCATATGTCGTTTGTTGAAAAACGTGAGCAGTATTTACATGTTTTGGCTTCTTGGCTGGATATGCATGATAAGAAAAATGTTAGTTAG